AATCCAAATTTAATCTTTGTAGGCCAAGTTATAAAAATAAAATAAATTAAAATAGTGAGTGAAAAAGTTAAATTAAACATTTTCACTCACTTGTTATAATTGTTTTAAATAAAATTATTTTATTATATAAAATCTAAAATTTGGAATGTACTTTTATATATATAATAAATTATAAAAAATATCAATGAATTGTTAAAAATATGTAAAATAAATAAAATATAGTTGCAAAATATAACTCACGTGCGTATAATTGAAATATAAATAAATAAGAATCCCTTGAAGGGGAGTAGCTTTCACTTACATATTAGTGATAATCAATCGTCATTCTCGGACTTTAAAATCCCGGTTGATTAGCAAGCAATAAACTTGTTAGCAAGACCTTCGAAGCAAACTATTAAAATTTGCTTTGGAGGTCTTTTTTATTTTATAAATTCACATAGGGAAATAGTAGTTTTACAACGGCCGTTTAAACACCACGACTCCCATTAAATTTAAAATGGAGGTATATTATGTTTTACAAAAAAAGCATAGAAGAAGCAATAAGTAATCTAGGTAGTAATTTATCTGGAATATCTAAACAAGAAGCTAATGAAAGATTAGAAAAGTACGGATATAATGAATTACAAGAAAAGGAAAAAACACCAACTTGGAAATTGTTCGTAGATAGTTTTAAAGATCCATTAGTAATAATTTTATTAATCGCTGCATTAGTTCAAGTATTTTTAGGTGAAGTTGTTGAATCATCAATAATATTTGCAGTATTAATATTAAACTCTATACTTGGAGTAGTTCAAACAAAGAAAGCAGAAGGTTCACTTGCTAGTTTAAAGCAATTATCTGTACCAAATGCAAAGGTAATTAGGAATAATACAAAACTTACAATACCATCAAGAGAATTAGTTCCAGGGGATATCGTAATTTTAGAAGCCGGGGATTATGTACCAGCAGATGGTAGAATAATAGAAGCTCAGACTTTAAAAGTTGTAGAAGGTATGCTTACAGGAGAATCAGAGCCAGTATTAAAACATGAAAATGTTATAGATGAAGAGTGTGCTTTAGGTGATCAAAAGAATATGGTATTCAGTGGTTCTATGGTAGTTTATGGTAGAGCGACTTATCTAGTAACTGGATGTGGTATGAATACTGAAGTTGGTAAAATAGCTAACTTATTAGATAACGCAGAAAACAAAGAAACACCACTTCAACAAAAACTTGATGTATTTGGTAAAAAGTTAGGTGTAGGAATAGTAGCACTAGCTGCAGTAATATTTGCAGTTCAAGTAGTTAGAGGTGCTGATGTAGTTGATTCATTTATGTTTGCAATAGCAATAGCAGTTGCAGCTATACCAGAAGCACTATCATCAATAGTTACAATAGTTTTAGCAGTTGGAACAAACACTATGGCTAAAAAACAAGCTATAATAAGAAAATTACCAGCAGTTGAAACATTAGGTTCTACAAGTGTTATATGTACAGATAAAACAGGTACACTTACACAAAATAAAATGACAGTAGTCAAGACTTATATGTATGGAGTTAAAGACGCTAGCCTAGTGGATAATACAAGCGGTAGTGAAGCAGCAATAACTAGACATAGTTCTTATCAAGAAGAAATGTTAACTTTAGCATCTGTACTTTGTAATGATTCAGATATAACTAAAGAAGGTGTAGAAATAGGTGACCCTACAGAAGTAGCACTTATAAACTACGCAACTAAAAATGATTTAAGTTACAAAGAAATAAGATTAAATAATGATAGATTAGCAGAATTACCATTTGATAGTGATAGAAAACTTATGTCAACTGTAAACAAAGTAGATAATGATGTATTTATGTTTACAAAAGGTGCTCCAGATGTAATATTTAGCAGATGTAAATATGCACTTGAAGATGGAGAATTAGTTGAAATAAATAACGATATAATAAGTGAATACAGAAAAATAAATGAAGAGTTTTCAAATAAAGCACTAAGAGTTTTAGCATTTGCAAGTAAAAATGTTAGAAGTGAAAAATTTGCGCCAACATTAGATGATGAAGATGATTTAACATTAGTAGGTCTTATGGCAATGATAGACCCACCAAGAGATGAAGTTTATGAAGCTGTTAAAAATGCTAAAAAATCAGGTATAAAAACAGTTATGATAACAGGAGATCACAAAACAACAGCAGCAGCTATAGCTAAAGACATTGGAATAATGGTAGATGGTGACTTAGCTTTAACTGGTCAAGAATTAGATGCATTAACTGATGATCAGTTAGATAAAGATTTAGATCATATATCAGTTTATGCAAGAGTTTCACCTGAAAACAAAATAAGAATAGTAAAAGCATGGCAAAGAAAAGGTAAAGTATGTGCTATGACAGGAGATGGAGTAAATGATGCTCCAGCATTAAAACAAGCAGATATAGGTATAGGTATGGGAAGTGGTACAGAAGTTGCTAAAGATGCATCAGCTATGGTACTTCTTGATGATAACTTTGCTACAATAGTAAAAGCAGTAGAAGTTGGTAGAACAGTTTATGATAACATTAAAAAATCTATAACTTATTTATTCTCAGGCAACTTAGGTGGAATAATTGCTATACTATTTGCAGTATTTGCAGATTGGGCAAATCCATTTACAACATTACAATTACTATTTATAAACTTAGTTACAGATTCACTTCCTGCAATAGCATTAGGACTTGAAAAACCTGAAAAAACTGTAATGAAAAATCCTCCAAGAGATCCTAAAGAAGGTATACTTGCAGGTGGTACTTTAAGAAGTGTATTAATAAGGGGTAGTATAATAGGTATAGTTACTATAGTTGCTCAATATGTAGGTAACAGATACT
Above is a genomic segment from Romboutsia lituseburensis containing:
- a CDS encoding cation-translocating P-type ATPase, encoding MFYKKSIEEAISNLGSNLSGISKQEANERLEKYGYNELQEKEKTPTWKLFVDSFKDPLVIILLIAALVQVFLGEVVESSIIFAVLILNSILGVVQTKKAEGSLASLKQLSVPNAKVIRNNTKLTIPSRELVPGDIVILEAGDYVPADGRIIEAQTLKVVEGMLTGESEPVLKHENVIDEECALGDQKNMVFSGSMVVYGRATYLVTGCGMNTEVGKIANLLDNAENKETPLQQKLDVFGKKLGVGIVALAAVIFAVQVVRGADVVDSFMFAIAIAVAAIPEALSSIVTIVLAVGTNTMAKKQAIIRKLPAVETLGSTSVICTDKTGTLTQNKMTVVKTYMYGVKDASLVDNTSGSEAAITRHSSYQEEMLTLASVLCNDSDITKEGVEIGDPTEVALINYATKNDLSYKEIRLNNDRLAELPFDSDRKLMSTVNKVDNDVFMFTKGAPDVIFSRCKYALEDGELVEINNDIISEYRKINEEFSNKALRVLAFASKNVRSEKFAPTLDDEDDLTLVGLMAMIDPPRDEVYEAVKNAKKSGIKTVMITGDHKTTAAAIAKDIGIMVDGDLALTGQELDALTDDQLDKDLDHISVYARVSPENKIRIVKAWQRKGKVCAMTGDGVNDAPALKQADIGIGMGSGTEVAKDASAMVLLDDNFATIVKAVEVGRTVYDNIKKSITYLFSGNLGGIIAILFAVFADWANPFTTLQLLFINLVTDSLPAIALGLEKPEKTVMKNPPRDPKEGILAGGTLRSVLIRGSIIGIVTIVAQYVGNRYSPQLGTAMAFSTLTLSRIIQTFAARSNSETVFKLGFTSNKYALGAVVVCLGMFSLTLLPFMREVFAIPEYFSLQNLGTCFALAVVASLTMEGSKLIKKN